CGCCGACAGCGCCCGCCTGCCGGACCTGGAAATGTCGATCAACCTGTCGCCGGCGCAGCTGCGCAATGCCGGCATCGAGGATCACCTGGCCAGCCTGATCCAGCGCCACGGCGTGCGCCCCGGGCGCATCATCTTCGAGATCACCGAGAATGTGCTGCTGAACTCCTCGGCCTCCACCACCAAGACCATGGCCTTCATCCGCAATCTCGGCTTCAAGATCGCTCTCGACGATTTCGGCACCGGCTATTCCAGCCTGCGCTATCTCTGCGACTTCAAGTTCGATCGGCTGAAGATCGATCGCTCCTTCGTCACCGGCATCAACCAGACCGGCAACACTTTCGCCATCGCCCAATCCGCCGTCCAGCTCGGCCGGCACCTCGGCATGGACGTCGTCGCCGAGGGCGTGGAGACCGAGGCGGACGCGACCGTGATGCGCTTCCTCGGCTGCACCGCCCTGCAGGGCTACTACTTCGCCCGGCCCATGCCGATCGAACGGCTCGAGGCGGCCGTGCGGGAGTTCGCCCGCGCCCGTCCCCTCGCCGCCGGCGGCGCCGCCTGAGCGGTGTTTGCGCCGGCCGGCTTCCGGCCTATGACGTCCCCGGAGACCTTCGGACCCCGCGGCGCCGCGCCGGTGCGGGCCGCCGCGGCCCATCCCCCGGGGAGACGACGCCAATGCCTGTTCGGACCTATCTCTATGTCGGATGCTGCAATCGCCCGACACCCTATTTCGCCAGCGCCAACGGCCGAGGCATCGCCGCCTTCGTCTTCGACGAGGCCAGCGGCGCGGCCGAGCCGCTGGGCGTGACCGAGGGCATCGACAACCCGACCTTCCTCTCGGTCGATGGCGACGGCCGGGCGCTCCATGCCAATTCCGAGGTGTTCGGCTGGGACGAGGGCACCGTCTCCGCCTATGCCGTCGACCTGGCCAGCGGCGCCCTCGCCTATCTGGAGAAGCAGCCCTCGCGCGGCAGCATCACCGCCCACCACAGCCGGGACCGGACCGGCCGTTTTCTGCTGGTCGCCAATTACGGCATGGGTCCGGTGGAGGGGCGGCCGAACCGCTCGCTCGCCATCCTGCCGATCCGTGCCGGCGGCGGCCTCGCCCCGGCGGTGGCCGAGGCCACGCATCATGGGCAGGGCCCCGATGCCGGGCGCCAGGAGCGGCCGCATGCCCATTGCGTCCTGGCCACGCCCGACAATCGTTTCCTCGCCGTGGCCGATCTCGGCATCGACCAGCTCGTCCTCTACCGCTTCGACGCCGCCACCGGCGCGATCGAGCCGGCGGGCGCCCTCGATCTGCCGCCGGGCTGCGGCCCGCGCCATTTCGTCTTCGATGCCGCCGGCCGCTTCGCCTATCTCGTCAACGAGCTCGGCTCGAGCGTCGCCTCGCTGCGCTTCGACGCGGCCGCCGGCGCTTTCTCGCTGCTGGGGCTGGAGCTGACCGTGCCCGCCGCGGCGGCCGGCAGCAACCATTGCTCGGAGATCCGCCTGTCACCGGCGGGCCGCTTCCTCTATGTCGCCAATCGCGGTCATGACAGCCTGTCGATCCTGCGCATCGACGCCGACGGCCGGGCGGTGCTGCAGGGCACCGTGCCCTCGGGCGGCCGCACGCCGCGCCATTTCGCCTTCGACCCGTCCGGCCGTTTCCTCGCCGTCGCCAACCAGGACAGCGACCGCATCAGCCTCTTCGCCGTCGACGCGGCCACCGGCGCGCTCGTCCCCACCGGTCGCGACATCGCCACCGGCACGCCGACCTGCATCGCCTTCTGCCGGATCGAGACGTGAGCGGCACGGGCGGCCGATACCATCGTATGGTTGCGCCATGCCATGGTGCAATTGACGCCCGCTGGCGCCGCTGGGAGAACGACGCCGTCCTCGTTCCGCGGCTCGGCGTCGCGAGGTGCGTCGAGAAGAGACCGAACAAGGACGATGGACAGCGAACCAACTGGCTGTCCGGCGGCGCTCCGAGGCCGTCGCCGGACAGATATTTTGTCTGATATCGCTCCCAACACCGTCGGCCGGACGGGCGTGGGCCGGGCCTAGCCTGTCCGCACTCGCCTCGCCGGCGCCGTTCAGGGCGACCGAGGAGGCGAGTCATGAACAACGTCATCCCCTTCCGCGGCCGCACCACGGCTGCCGCCGTGCGGACCTCTTCCTGCCCGACCGTCGCCGCCCCGGTGCGCGCGCAGCCGGCCCGCCGTCCGGTGCTCGTCGCCGTGTGGCGTCCGAACCCGATCAGCGGGCGGCCCGAATGCCGCTGGATCTGCGAGCCGCGGGCCGATGACGCCCCCAGTTGTCACATCGCCGAGCGCAGAGCCGCCTAATCTCTCCCGCACCTTCGATGCCGGCCCGGCGGAGCGTCCAGGCCGGAAGCCCTCCGCTTCGGTGCTTTCCTTCGCCGCGAGGTTCAAGATGGTGTTCCATTCCAACGACCGCTCGGGCTACAGCGCCGCCGCCGCGCTGGCCCGTGTGCGGATCCTGCCCAACCTGCACGATCTCCTCGCCTTCGCGCTGATCGCCGCAGTGGTCGCGCTGACCTTCCACGGCGCGGCGGGCATGCGCGCCCCGCTCGCCGGCCTGTCGACCGCGCCGGTGACGCTCGATCCGGCGATGCTGCCGGACTACGCGCTGCGCACCACGCTGCGGATGTTCGCGGCCATCATCGCCTCGCTGGTCTTCACCTTCGTCGTCGCGACCCTGGCGGCCAAGAGCCGCCGGGCGGAGATGATCATCATCCCCGCCCTCGACATCCTGCAGTCGGTGCCGGTGCTCGGCTTCCTGACCTTCACCGTCACCTTCTTCATGAACCTGTTCCCGGGCAGCCAGCTCGGCGCCGAATGCGCGGCGATCTTCGCCATCTTCACCAGCCAGGCCTGGAACATGGCCTTCTCCTTCTACCAGTCGCTGCGCACCGTGCCGCGCGACCTCGACGAGGTCAGCCGCGGCTTCCGCCTGTCGGTCTGGCAGCGGTTCTGGCGGCTGGAGGCACCCTTCGCCGCGCCGGGCCTGATCTGGAACACGATGATGTCGATGTCCGGCGGCTGGTTCTTCGTCGTCGCCTCCGAGGCGATCACCGTCGGCGACACCACCGTCCAGCTGCCCGGCCTCGGCTCCTGGCTGGCGGTCGCCATCGACAAGCAGGACTTCGCCGCCGTGGCCTGGGCGGTCCTGGCCATGGCGATCGTCATCGTCCTCTACGACCAGCTGCTGTTCCGCCCGATCGTCGCCTGGGCCGACAAGTTCCGCTTCGAGCAGACGGCCAGCCAGCAGCGGCCCGATTCCTGGGTGTACGATCTCCTCCAGCGCACCCAGCTGCTCAAGCGCGTCAGCGCGCCGCTGGCCTGGGCCTGGCGCCGGCTGATGCTGGTGCGCCTGCCGATGACGTGGCAGTCCGCGCCGGCCCGGCCCACCCGCAGCCAGACGAGCCGCATGCTCGACTATGCCTGGCTCGCCCTGATCGCCGCCTTCGGCGCCTGGGGCATCTGGGAGGCCATCGCCTATATCAGCCAGACCCTCGGCTGGGCCGATGTGGGCGAGGCCATGGCCGGGGGCGTCGTCACCCTCGTGCGCGTAGTCCTGCTGATCGCCGTGGCGAGCGTGATCTGGGTGCCGATCGGCGTCTGGGTCGGCCTGCGGCCCACGGTCGCCGGCCGCATCCAGTCGCTGGCGCAGTTCCTGGCGGCCTTTCCGGCCAACGTGCTCTTTCCCTTCGCCGTCGTCGCCATCGTCGCGACCGGCGCCAGCCCGAACATCTGGCTGTCGCCGCTGATGGTGCTGGGCACCCAATGGTACATCCTGTTCAACGTCATCGCCGGGGCGAGCGCCTTCCCCACCGACCTCAAGGAAGCCGCGTCGGTCTACCAGCTGCGCTCCTGGCTGTGGTGGCGGCGGGTCATCCTGCCGGGGATCTTCCCCTATTACGTCACCGGCGCGCTGACCGCGTCCGGCGGCTCCTGGAACGCCAGCATCGTCGCCGAGATCGCCACCTGGGGCAACACCAAGCTCGAAGCCTTCGGCCTCGGCTCCTACATCGCCAAGGCGACGACCGCGGGCGACTTTCCGCGGGTCGTGCTCGGCATCGCCGTGATGTCGCTCTTCGTCACCCTGTTCAACCGCACCCTCTGGCGCCCGCTCTACGTCTTCGCGGAACGCCGCCTGCGTCTCGACTGACCCATTCCCTGGGGCAAAGCGCGTTTGGCCGAAAACGTTGCTTTGCTCACACTCTTTGTTTCGGCGCGTCTTTGCGATGAGCCTTTGCGAGTCCTGGCGATTCCGCCAAATCGCAAAACGCTTTGGAGGATCGATCATGGATGCCACCGTCACCCCGAGGAAGCCCGAGGCCCTCGACGGCACGCCGCTGGTCACGGCCGAGAAGGTCGGCCAGACCTACGACAAGGGCGCGTCCGGTTCGCTGGTCGTGCTGGAGAGCGTCGACCTCACGCTGAGGCCGGCCGAGATCGTCGGCCTGCTCGGCCGCTCCGGCTCGGGCAAGTCCACGCTGCTGCGCGCCATTGCCGGCCTGATCACGCCGAGCAGCGGCACCATCACCTTCCAGGGCCGGCGCCTGACCGGACCGTCCTCGGGCATCGCCGTCGTGTTCCAGAGCTTCGCTCTGTTCCCCTGGCTCACCGTGCTGCAGAACGTCGAGGTCGGCCTGGAGGCGCAGGGCGTCGTGCCAGCCGAGCGGCGCAAGCGCGCCCTCGCCGCCATCGATCTCATCGGCCTCGACGGCTTCGAGAACGCCTATCCCAAGGAGCTGTCGGGCGGCATGCGCCAGCGCGTCGGCCTCGCCCGAGCCCTGGTGGTGCACCCCAAGGTGCTCCTGATGGACGAGCCGTTCTCCGCTCTCGACGTGCTCACCGCCGAGACGCTGCGCACCGACCTCCTCGATCTATGGTGCGAGGGACGGATGCCGATCGAGGCGATCCTGATGGTGACGCACAATATCGAGGAGGCGGTGCTGATGTGCGACCGCATCCTGATCTTCGGATCGAATCCCGGCCGGGTCATCGCCGAGATCCGGGTCGACATGCCGCAGCCGCGCAACCGGCTCGACCCGGCCTTCCGGGCGCTGGTCGAGGACATCTACGCCCGGATGACGGCGAGGACCGGCGCGCCGACCCGCGACGGGCTCTTCCCCGGCACCGGCATCGCCATGGCGCTGCCACCGGTCTCCACCAACCTGATGGCCGGCCTGATCGAGACCGTGGCGGCCGCGCCCTATCGCGGCCGCGCCGACCTGCCGCCGCTGGCGCAGGAGCTGCACCTGGACATCGACGAGCTCTTCCCCGTGGCCGAGACGCTGCAGCTCCTGCGCTTCGCGGATCTCGAAGGCGGCGACATCACCCTGACGGCGCCGGCCCTGCGCTTCGCCGACAGCGACGTCGACGAGCGCAAGCGCCTCTTCGCCCAGCACCTGGCGACCTATGTGCCGCTCGCGGCCCATATCCGGCGGGTTCTCGATGAGCGGCCGACCCACCAGGCGCCGGCGCGCCGCTTCCGCGACGAGCTCGAGGACCACATGTCGGAGACCTACGCCGAGAGGACGCTGCAGGCGGTGACGAGCTGGGCCCGCTATGCGGAGTCCTTCGCCTATGACGAGCAGGCGGACCTGTTCACGCTCGAGGATCCGAACTGAACGTCGCCCGTCCCGGCCGGATCTTGCCGTCGCGCGGCGTCCGGCCGATGCTCGGCGTCCCGTCGTCGCCCGTGCCGGCGGCGAGCGATGGGAGGATTGGCCATGAGACGGCAGCCGGTCGAGGCCCTGGCCGAGGCGCCGCTGCTCTGGGCCGGCATGGCGGCGCTCGCAGCCGCCATCTTCGCGGTGGACACCCTGACCGATATCGATATCGCCGTCGCGGTCCTCTATGTGGCCGTGGTGCTGATCTCGGTGCGCACCGGCCGGGCGGGCGCGGTCACGCTCGTGGGCGGCAGCTGCGGCGGCCTGACGATCCTCAGCTTCTTCCTGTCGCGACACGGCGCGCCGACGACGGGCCTGGCCAATTGCGCCATCAGCCTCCTGGCGATCGGCATCACCACCACCCTCGCCATCCGCATCGGGGCCGCGGCGGAGGCGACGCGGCAGGCCGAGGCCAGGCTCGCCCACATGGCTCGTGTCACCACCATGGGCGAGCTGGCCGCTTCGATCGCCCATGAGGTCAGCCAGCCGCTCGCCGCCATTGCCGCCCACGGCAGTGCCGCGCAGCGCTGGCTGGCCGCCGCGCCGCCCAATCGCGACGAGGCGCGCCATGCGCTGGAACGCGTGGTCGCCGATGCCGGCCGGGCCGGAGAGGTCATCGCCCGCTTGCGCCGCCTGGTGATGCGCCGGCCGCCGTCGCACGACCCGGTCGACCTCGGCGAGGTGATTGCCGAGACCGTCACCATCGTCCGCAGCGAGGTCCGTCGCCACCACGCCGTGCTGCGCACCGAGGTCGATGCCGGCCTGCCGCCCGTGATCGGCGATCGCATCCAGCTCCAGCAGGTCGTGCTCAACCTCCTCGTCAATGCCGTCGAGGCGATCGGCGCGGCCGAGGGCGAGCCGCGCGAGCTGCAGGTCGCCGCCGCCACCGACGGCCGCACGGTCACGGTCAGCGTGCGCGATTGCGGCATCGGCGTGCCGCCGGCGGCGCTGGACCGGATGTTCGAGGCCTTCTACACCACCAAGCCGACCGGCATGGGCATGGGGCTGGCCATCAGCCGCTCGATCGTCGAGGCGCATGGCGGCACCGTCTATGTCGCGCCGAA
This portion of the Labrys wisconsinensis genome encodes:
- a CDS encoding lactonase family protein — translated: MPVRTYLYVGCCNRPTPYFASANGRGIAAFVFDEASGAAEPLGVTEGIDNPTFLSVDGDGRALHANSEVFGWDEGTVSAYAVDLASGALAYLEKQPSRGSITAHHSRDRTGRFLLVANYGMGPVEGRPNRSLAILPIRAGGGLAPAVAEATHHGQGPDAGRQERPHAHCVLATPDNRFLAVADLGIDQLVLYRFDAATGAIEPAGALDLPPGCGPRHFVFDAAGRFAYLVNELGSSVASLRFDAAAGAFSLLGLELTVPAAAAGSNHCSEIRLSPAGRFLYVANRGHDSLSILRIDADGRAVLQGTVPSGGRTPRHFAFDPSGRFLAVANQDSDRISLFAVDAATGALVPTGRDIATGTPTCIAFCRIET
- a CDS encoding ABC transporter permease; this encodes MVFHSNDRSGYSAAAALARVRILPNLHDLLAFALIAAVVALTFHGAAGMRAPLAGLSTAPVTLDPAMLPDYALRTTLRMFAAIIASLVFTFVVATLAAKSRRAEMIIIPALDILQSVPVLGFLTFTVTFFMNLFPGSQLGAECAAIFAIFTSQAWNMAFSFYQSLRTVPRDLDEVSRGFRLSVWQRFWRLEAPFAAPGLIWNTMMSMSGGWFFVVASEAITVGDTTVQLPGLGSWLAVAIDKQDFAAVAWAVLAMAIVIVLYDQLLFRPIVAWADKFRFEQTASQQRPDSWVYDLLQRTQLLKRVSAPLAWAWRRLMLVRLPMTWQSAPARPTRSQTSRMLDYAWLALIAAFGAWGIWEAIAYISQTLGWADVGEAMAGGVVTLVRVVLLIAVASVIWVPIGVWVGLRPTVAGRIQSLAQFLAAFPANVLFPFAVVAIVATGASPNIWLSPLMVLGTQWYILFNVIAGASAFPTDLKEAASVYQLRSWLWWRRVILPGIFPYYVTGALTASGGSWNASIVAEIATWGNTKLEAFGLGSYIAKATTAGDFPRVVLGIAVMSLFVTLFNRTLWRPLYVFAERRLRLD
- a CDS encoding ABC transporter ATP-binding protein; this translates as MDATVTPRKPEALDGTPLVTAEKVGQTYDKGASGSLVVLESVDLTLRPAEIVGLLGRSGSGKSTLLRAIAGLITPSSGTITFQGRRLTGPSSGIAVVFQSFALFPWLTVLQNVEVGLEAQGVVPAERRKRALAAIDLIGLDGFENAYPKELSGGMRQRVGLARALVVHPKVLLMDEPFSALDVLTAETLRTDLLDLWCEGRMPIEAILMVTHNIEEAVLMCDRILIFGSNPGRVIAEIRVDMPQPRNRLDPAFRALVEDIYARMTARTGAPTRDGLFPGTGIAMALPPVSTNLMAGLIETVAAAPYRGRADLPPLAQELHLDIDELFPVAETLQLLRFADLEGGDITLTAPALRFADSDVDERKRLFAQHLATYVPLAAHIRRVLDERPTHQAPARRFRDELEDHMSETYAERTLQAVTSWARYAESFAYDEQADLFTLEDPN
- a CDS encoding sensor histidine kinase encodes the protein MRRQPVEALAEAPLLWAGMAALAAAIFAVDTLTDIDIAVAVLYVAVVLISVRTGRAGAVTLVGGSCGGLTILSFFLSRHGAPTTGLANCAISLLAIGITTTLAIRIGAAAEATRQAEARLAHMARVTTMGELAASIAHEVSQPLAAIAAHGSAAQRWLAAAPPNRDEARHALERVVADAGRAGEVIARLRRLVMRRPPSHDPVDLGEVIAETVTIVRSEVRRHHAVLRTEVDAGLPPVIGDRIQLQQVVLNLLVNAVEAIGAAEGEPRELQVAAATDGRTVTVSVRDCGIGVPPAALDRMFEAFYTTKPTGMGMGLAISRSIVEAHGGTVYVAPNLPRGAVFGFVLPLRPEG